The Desmonostoc muscorum LEGE 12446 genome includes a region encoding these proteins:
- a CDS encoding Rpn family recombination-promoting nuclease/putative transposase yields the protein MRRDAIFYTLFKRVPGLLFELVEQPPAEAANYRFESVEVKEPTFRIDGVFLPPPDATSQIIFFAEVQFQKDELLYHRFFSESMLYMYRNPTLYDDWYGVIILQSRSLEPEKTTIHRSLLNSSQVQRIYLDELGNSDEQRIGISLMQLTIASETQMVEQAKRLIERVQQEQITVLAKEDIIDVITTIAVYKFANLSREEVEAMLGVKLEETRVYQEAKQEGLEQGVEIGREQGREEGREEGREEGREELKLELVPQLLASGMSIENVAQLLNLTIEQVRLASE from the coding sequence GTGAGACGTGATGCGATTTTTTATACGCTTTTCAAGCGTGTTCCAGGGTTACTTTTCGAGTTAGTAGAACAGCCACCAGCCGAAGCTGCTAACTATCGCTTTGAATCAGTTGAAGTTAAAGAACCAACATTTCGGATTGATGGAGTATTTTTACCTCCACCTGATGCAACATCTCAAATTATCTTTTTTGCTGAGGTGCAATTCCAAAAAGATGAGTTACTGTACCATCGCTTTTTCTCGGAATCGATGCTGTATATGTATCGCAACCCAACACTTTATGATGATTGGTACGGTGTAATTATTTTACAGTCTCGCAGCTTAGAACCAGAAAAGACTACTATTCACAGGTCACTACTGAACAGTTCGCAAGTACAAAGGATTTATTTGGATGAGTTAGGTAATTCTGATGAGCAAAGAATTGGTATCAGTTTGATGCAGTTAACTATCGCTTCGGAAACTCAAATGGTGGAACAAGCGAAACGTTTAATTGAACGGGTACAACAAGAACAGATCACTGTTTTGGCTAAGGAAGACATAATAGATGTAATCACAACAATTGCTGTTTATAAATTTGCCAACTTAAGTCGTGAAGAGGTAGAGGCCATGTTAGGAGTTAAGTTAGAAGAAACTAGGGTTTATCAAGAAGCTAAACAAGAGGGACTAGAACAAGGAGTAGAAATAGGGCGAGAACAAGGAAGAGAAGAAGGAAGAGAAGAAGGACGAGAAGAGGGGCGAGAAGAACTAAAACTTGAACTTGTACCTCAGCTATTAGCTTCTGGTATGTCGATAGAAAATGTTGCCCAGTTACTTAATTTAACCATCGAACAAGTAAGGCTTGCATCTGAGTAA
- a CDS encoding aspartate aminotransferase produces the protein MFGINLEVTRFYQEAKEEGRQEGIKEAKCELITRFLASGMSMEKVAQLLNLNIEQVKLISEQDSSKST, from the coding sequence ATGTTCGGAATTAATTTAGAAGTAACTAGGTTTTATCAAGAAGCTAAAGAAGAAGGACGACAAGAAGGAATAAAAGAAGCAAAATGTGAACTTATTACTCGGTTCTTAGCTTCTGGTATGTCAATGGAAAAAGTTGCTCAATTACTTAATTTAAACATCGAACAAGTAAAACTTATAAGCGAGCAAGACTCTTCAAAATCAACTTAG